One Brassica napus cultivar Da-Ae chromosome A5, Da-Ae, whole genome shotgun sequence DNA window includes the following coding sequences:
- the LOC125609425 gene encoding protein GRAVITROPIC IN THE LIGHT 1-like yields MENAVVKTSNLSDIISKFVKVCKFRSIGVFPDHKPNPNTPSDEVVAEVFEDITCKPSRKIPSSRWNDAEVSKLFDAVTSLKLAYLEFQRAHLPYDPDKIIEADNLVVSHLETLRRFKRLYLKTKQLQAKTELDAASRLNRLRDEVEVNEKHLWELKTQTKAKESEVHSLKETLNCLVAENNKLEERLVSVSSFEFVFRAASKSIHDFAKPLITLMKATDWNLEKAVESIVPNVTYAKNSDKKYAFESYIVQRMFHGMKLIPSDVTELMSLDDPLDALTAFPDSAFARFCGQKYLLVVHPLMEASFFGNLDMRGLVVLGKHPRTVFYRIFAKMAKWVWVLGSFAASLDLKAKIFVVRRGTGFSSAYMESVVGDDAREEEEGQEDLRVEFITMPGFKVGDSVFKSHVYLSQTKR; encoded by the coding sequence ATGGAGAATGCTGTCGTTAAAACATCGAACCTTTCAGACATCATCTCCAAGTTCGTTAAAGTCTGCAAGTTTAGATCCATTGGTGTGTTCCCTGACcataaaccgaatccgaacaCTCCTTCTGATGAAGTAGTAGCAGAAGTCTTCGAAGATATCACTTGCAAACCCTCGAGAAAGATTCCAAGTTCCCGTTGGAACGATGCTGAGGTTTCGAAGCTGTTCGACGCTGTTACATCGCTTAAGCTCGCGTATCTCGAGTTTCAACGAGCTCATCTGCCTTACGATCCAGACAAGATCATAGAAGCAGACAACCTCGTCGTCTCTCACCTCGAAACGCTACGAAGATTCAAACGTCTCTACCTCAAAACAAAGCAGCTCCAAGCCAAGACCGAGCTTGACGCCGCTTCTCGTTTGAACAGATTGAGAGACGAAGTGGAAGTGAACGAGAAGCATTTGTGGGAGCTCAAGACGCAGACGAAAGCAAAGGAGAGTGAGGTTCACTCCCTGAAGGAGACACTAAACTGTTTGGTCGCAGAGAATAACAAACTCGAAGAGAGGCTCGTGAGCGTCTCCTCCTTTGAGTTCGTGTTCAGAGCTGCTTCTAAGTCGATACACGACTTTGCAAAGCCGTTGATCACTCTCATGAAAGCTACGGATTGGAATCTTGAGAAAGCAGTTGAATCTATCGTGCCTAATGTAACGTACGCTAAGAACTCAGACAAGAAGTATGCTTTTGAGTCGTACATCGTTCAGAGAATGTTCCACGGCATGAAGCTTATTCCTTCTGACGTGACTGAGCTGATGAGTTTAGATGATCCGTTGGACGCGTTGACAGCGTTTCCAGATTCGGCGTTTGCGAGATTCTGCGGTCAGAAGTATCTATTAGTTGTTCATCCGTTGATGGAAGCTTCCTTCTTTGGGAATTTGGATATGAGGGGGCTTGTTGTGCTCGGTAAGCATCCGAGAACGGTGTTTTATCGAATCTTTGCGAAAATGGCCAAGTGGGTATGGGTTCTTGGATCGTTTGCAGCTTCTTTGGATCTAAAAGCAAAGATCTTTGTGGTCAGAAGAGGAACCGGATTCTCAAGTGCCTACATGGAGTCTGTAGTGGGTGATGAtgcaagagaagaagaagaaggacaaGAGGACTTGAGAGTTGAGTTTATCACAATGCCGGGGTTTAAGGTTGGAGATTCAGTGTTTAAATCTCATGTTTATCTTTCTCAAACAAAAAGGTGA
- the LOC106454887 gene encoding transcription repressor OFP17 — MRVKATLINFKSKLSKSCNRFVSFFRFRVKRSLFIRPLRRARHGNVKPRHHHHHPKKPISSSSSSFLSCLCFLSTNKDSEMSQTKPRSSSFSVKDDDSLKFIHSPLTPAAAKKLFTSPITTPVYAKRTKKSLGTRDTFEDNAMEDACRSFENYLIQLIVEEGKMDDLMDIEELLSCWKNLKSPVFIELVSRFYGELCRDLFSGE, encoded by the exons ATGAGAGTTAAAGCAACTTTGATTAACTTCAAATCAAAGCTTTCCAAATCATGCAACAGATTTGTCTCTTTCTTCCGCTTCAGAGTTAAAAGATCTCTCTTTATCAGACCTCTTCGTCGTGCTCGCCATGGCAATGTCAAACCtagacatcatcatcatcaccccAAGAAGccaatctcttcttcttcttcctcttttctaTCTTGTCTCTGTTTTCTCAGCACAAACAAAGACTCAGAGATGAGCCAAACCAAACCTAGAAGTTCCTCTT TTAGTGTGAAGGATGATGATTCTTTAAAGTTTATACATTCCCCTCTTACACCAGCAGCAGCCAAGAAGCTGTTCACATCACCCATCACGACCCCTGTTTATGCAAAACGGACCAAGAAATCACTAGGCACAAGAGATACATTTGAAGACAATGCAATGGAAGATGCTTGCAGAAGCTTTGAAAACTATTTGATTCAACTGATTGTTGAAGAAGGGAAAATGGATGACTTGATGGACATAGAGGAGCTTCTCTCCTGCTGGAAGAATCTTAAGAGCCCTGTCTTCATTGAACTTGTCTCCAGATTCTATGGAGAGCTCTGCAGAGACCTGTTTTCAGGTGAATGA